The Candidatus Dadabacteria bacterium sequence GTGGCCATTTCGCTCGGAGAGAAGGCCCCGGTCGCGATAAGGGTTAATCCTGATGTTGATCCCGACACCCATCCGTACATATCGACTGGTTTTGAGAAAAGCAAGTTCGGAATCGGGATCGAAAAAGCTGTGGATGTATACAGAAACGCCTCACGGATGGGGGGAATTGAGATAAGGGGAATTGATGCCCATATAGGTTCCCAGATATTTGATCTTTCCTCCTTTTCCGAGTCCATATCGAAGCTTGTCTGCTTGGCCGACAGGCTAGGGAGCGACGGGATTGAAGTTTCCTACATAGATATAGGAGGGGGACTGGCGATAAGCTACGAGAGCGAGGAAAAGCCTCCGGCGAAATCCGAGTACGCGCGGGTTTTCGAGGAACATCTTCGCGATACCGGTTACGGACTGGTCCTTGAGCCCGGGAGATCAATGGTGGGCAACGCGGGAATAATGTCTACCAGGGTGCTTTATGTTAAGGAGGGAACCTCGAAGAAATTCGTAATAGTCGACGCCGCGATGAACGACCTTGTGAGACCCGCGTTTTACGATTCGTTCCACCGAATAGAGCCGGTGCGCGTGGGAGGTTCTGAATCCCGCGAGGTGGTGGACATAGTCGGCCCGATATGCGAATCGGGCGATTT is a genomic window containing:
- the lysA gene encoding diaminopimelate decarboxylase, translated to MMTSDFEYADGELYVERVPVRKICEDFGTPVYIYSHNSIRSGFLEYKDAFSEIAPLICYSVKANSNISVLKIFSSMDSGFDIVSSGELRRVVAAGGDTSKVVFSGVGKTEEEIEAAIRSRILFFNVESEAELQKINDVAISLGEKAPVAIRVNPDVDPDTHPYISTGFEKSKFGIGIEKAVDVYRNASRMGGIEIRGIDAHIGSQIFDLSSFSESISKLVCLADRLGSDGIEVSYIDIGGGLAISYESEEKPPAKSEYARVFEEHLRDTGYGLVLEPGRSMVGNAGIMSTRVLYVKEGTSKKFVIVDAAMNDLVRPAFYDSFHRIEPVRVGGSESREVVDIVGPICESGDFLARDRSFPEVSAGELLAVFSAGAYGFVMSSNYNTRPRAAEVLVSGERYCEIRARETLEDLLKAESIAEFL